One Rosa chinensis cultivar Old Blush chromosome 3, RchiOBHm-V2, whole genome shotgun sequence DNA window includes the following coding sequences:
- the LOC112195445 gene encoding secoisolariciresinol dehydrogenase-like, giving the protein MSMSSSSLAPPDPKRLEGKVAIITGGASGIGESTARLFVYHGAKVIIADVQDELALSLCKELDPDQESISYVHCDVTIDSDVKNVVDVAISKYGKLDIMYNNAGIPGNVDPTILGADHQNFKQVFDVNVYGAFLGAKHAARVMIPAKNGSIVFTSSVTSASCGESSHAYTSSKHAVVGLMKSLCVELGQYGIRVNCISPCAMATPLLTNAMGMEKNVVEGLICASAVLKGVVPRSEDVAEAAVFLASEESKFVSGLNLLVDGGYSTTNQSFSTVLRNLMSSNHVL; this is encoded by the exons ATGAGCATGAGTTCTTCCTCACTAGCTCCACCTGATCCCAAAAG GTTAGAAGGCAAAGTGGCAATCATCACTGGGGGTGCCAGCGGAATCGGAGAGAGCACCGCAAGACTGTTTGTTTATCACGGTGCTAAAGTCATCATTGCCGATGTCCAAGACGAGCTTGCTCTATCCCTCTGCAAAGAACTCGACCCGGATCAAGAATCCATTTCGTATGTCCACTGTGATGTCACAATCGATTCCGATGTGAAAAATGTGGTAGATGTGGCGATCTCCAAGTACGGAAAACTTGATATCATGTACAACAATGCTGGCATACCTGGTAACGTGGACCCAACGATTTTAGGTGCGGATCACCAGAACTTCAAGCAAGTGTTTGATGTGAATGTGTACGGGGCTTTCTTGGGCGCCAAGCATGCTGCTAGGGTTATGATCCCTGCAAAAAACGGCAGCATTGTCTTCACTTCCAGTGTGACATCGGCTAGTTGTGGCGAGTCTTCACATGCATATACGTCGTCCAAGCACGCGGTGGTGGGGCTTATGAAGAGTTTGTGTGTGGAGTTGGGGCAGTATGGTATTAGAGTTAACTGCATCTCTCCATGCGCTATGGCTACTCCATTGTTAACAAATGCTATGGGAATGGAGAAGAATGTGGTGGAGGGATTGATTTGTGCTTCGGCTGTTTTGAAAGGAGTTGTGCCCAGATCAGAGGATGTAGCCGAGGCTGCGGTATTCTTGGCAAGCGAGGAGTCGAAGTTTGTGAGCGGACTAAACCTTCTTGTCGATGGGGGTTATAGCACTACCAATCAATCGTTTAGTACGGTTCTGAGGAATCTCATGTCCTCAAACCATGTTTTGTAA